TACCGTGCTGCTCAAAAACGTTTACGGCGGGAATATGACGGCCGAGCAGCTTGACAATATCGTTAATGCTTATTTGAGCTTTGCATGAATTATTTGCTTGACAAACAAAAAACAATGAAATACACTGGCGATGCGATGGAAGAGGGAACTTTAAAATTTAATAACGGCCTCATTGTGGAAAAAGGATCAGTCCTCTTTCATCGCACACAACGGGGCCGTTTTGTTTGGAGGTTAAAAAGTGGAAGTTGCAAAAATTATTTTTAGAGAAGACCTTTATCCCCGGATTGAAAAATCACCCGTAACCGTCCAAAAATATGCCGATGACCTGGATGTATTGCCTCCCATTGAGGTAAATCAGCATGGCGAACTCATTGATGGCTGGCATAGATGGACGGCGCACAAAAAAGCGGGGGCACTTGAAATCAAGGCCGTCATAACCGAGACGACCAGCGATGTTAATTTTTTAGAACTGGCGATAGAACGCAATGCGGCCCATGGATTACAGCTCTCCCAGGAAGACAAGAGAAACATGGCGCGGCATATTTACCATATCACTCCCGAAAAAGAACGTGACGCCAAGAAAAAACATTTAGCATTAATTCTATCTGTTTCAGAGCGGACCGTTAGGGACTGGCTATCCCGGATAGACAAGGACTCGAGGGAAGCAAGAAACAAAAGGATATTTGATCTATGGATGGCCTGCTATACCCAGGAAGAAATTGGGGAGAAGGAGAATTTATCCCACCAGGCCGTTGACCTGATATTGCAAGAAATGGCAGACCTGCCGAAACTTGCAAAAAAGCGATCCACGCGCGAAGGGAAGTCTGACTTTTTCCGCTATTTTCCGGGAATGGCCGAAATCTTAAAACCTCTTAAAACCTCTTATTCAATTTAC
This genomic window from Candidatus Omnitrophota bacterium contains:
- a CDS encoding ParB/RepB/Spo0J family partition protein; amino-acid sequence: MEVAKIIFREDLYPRIEKSPVTVQKYADDLDVLPPIEVNQHGELIDGWHRWTAHKKAGALEIKAVITETTSDVNFLELAIERNAAHGLQLSQEDKRNMARHIYHITPEKERDAKKKHLALILSVSERTVRDWLSRIDKDSREARNKRIFDLWMACYTQEEIGEKENLSHQAVDLILQEMADLPKLAKKRSTREGKSDFFRYFPGMAEILKPLKTSYSIYFSALYPAVYHSIKNNVKIYIDNAIKAVIWKAIIQEGGRYEGNRIYKGQHKRASGRRGQP